One stretch of Deinococcus fonticola DNA includes these proteins:
- the rlmB gene encoding 23S rRNA (guanosine(2251)-2'-O)-methyltransferase RlmB encodes MLLYGRNPVLEALREGRVQEVTLARGVEEAFVREVKATGAFVRWTSRIELDQLVGTTGHQGVVAEVDDLAWASVDDILDRADARQEPLLIVLLDGITDPRNFGAIIRSAEVLGAHGVVVEERRSAPLSPVVAKTAAGATTHLPVAQTKNLPRLIDQLKADNVWVYGAAGEAAQDVTRTDFTGKVALVIGAEGEGMRRLVREKCDTLIRIPTRGQVQSLNASVAAGILLYEATRGRA; translated from the coding sequence ATGTTGCTGTATGGTCGGAACCCGGTTTTGGAGGCGCTGCGTGAGGGGCGTGTGCAGGAGGTCACGCTGGCGCGGGGCGTGGAGGAAGCGTTCGTGCGTGAGGTCAAGGCCACGGGGGCCTTCGTGCGCTGGACATCGCGCATTGAACTGGATCAACTGGTGGGCACCACGGGGCACCAGGGCGTCGTGGCCGAGGTGGACGACCTGGCCTGGGCCAGTGTGGACGACATTCTCGACCGCGCCGATGCCCGCCAGGAACCGCTGCTGATCGTGCTGCTGGACGGCATCACGGACCCGCGCAATTTCGGCGCGATCATCCGCAGCGCCGAGGTGCTGGGGGCGCACGGCGTGGTGGTCGAGGAACGCCGCAGCGCCCCGCTCTCGCCGGTGGTGGCGAAAACGGCGGCGGGCGCGACCACCCACCTGCCGGTGGCACAGACCAAGAACCTGCCCCGCTTGATCGATCAGCTCAAGGCCGACAACGTGTGGGTGTACGGCGCGGCGGGCGAGGCGGCGCAGGACGTGACGCGCACCGACTTTACCGGCAAGGTGGCGCTGGTGATCGGCGCGGAGGGCGAGGGCATGCGCCGGCTGGTGCGTGAGAAGTGCGACACGCTGATCCGCATTCCCACACGCGGGCAGGTGCAGAGCCTGAACGCTTCGGTCGCCGCCGGCATTCTGCTCTATGAGGCCACGCGGGGCCGCGCATGA
- a CDS encoding aldose 1-epimerase, with amino-acid sequence MNVQTLRNEFFTLEVLPEVGASILNLRAASGRPIMREVKLEDVKTSSQCACFTLAPYSNRIRDAKFTFGGQEVALKPTTSDGLAQHGDVRNRPWQVSPAGPSRLACTFDSRAFPDTTGTDMNWPWAFTVRVEYILHGPHFDTSITLTNVDSREMPAGVGFHPYFTRLHEGVDPLLSFDAALAYDTDERVLATGEARPVAPAEDYRTPSRIGERQVDQAYTAWDQIAVLDWGERCLTITADNIFSHLIVYTAPDGSLALEPVSHATDAFNLAARGVAGVDMRTLASGQSLAGTMRLSLGGAWSGEPKSSSQRG; translated from the coding sequence ATGAACGTCCAGACCCTCAGGAACGAGTTCTTCACGCTGGAGGTCTTGCCGGAAGTGGGGGCCAGCATCCTGAACCTGCGGGCCGCGTCAGGCCGCCCGATTATGCGCGAGGTGAAGCTGGAGGACGTAAAGACCAGCAGCCAGTGCGCGTGTTTTACCCTGGCCCCGTACAGCAACCGCATCCGCGACGCCAAATTCACCTTTGGCGGCCAGGAGGTGGCCCTGAAGCCCACCACCAGCGACGGTCTGGCGCAGCACGGGGACGTGCGCAATCGCCCCTGGCAGGTCTCCCCCGCTGGCCCTTCGCGGCTGGCCTGCACCTTCGACAGCCGCGCCTTTCCTGATACAACTGGCACGGACATGAACTGGCCCTGGGCCTTCACGGTTCGTGTGGAGTACATCCTGCACGGCCCGCACTTCGACACCAGCATTACCCTGACCAACGTGGACTCGCGCGAGATGCCCGCCGGGGTGGGCTTTCACCCGTACTTCACGCGCCTGCACGAGGGCGTCGATCCTCTGCTGTCCTTCGACGCCGCACTGGCTTACGACACCGATGAGCGCGTTCTGGCCACCGGCGAAGCCAGGCCGGTCGCGCCCGCCGAGGACTACCGCACGCCGTCCCGGATCGGGGAGCGGCAGGTCGACCAGGCCTACACCGCCTGGGATCAGATCGCGGTGCTGGACTGGGGAGAACGCTGCCTGACGATCACGGCGGACAACATCTTCTCGCACCTGATCGTGTACACCGCCCCGGACGGCTCGCTGGCGCTGGAGCCTGTCTCGCACGCCACCGACGCCTTCAATCTGGCTGCGCGGGGCGTGGCGGGCGTGGACATGCGCACGCTGGCCTCCGGTCAGAGCCTCGCCGGCACCATGCGCCTGAGCCTGGGCGGGGCGTGGTCGGGCGAACCGAAATCATCAAGCCAAAGGGGCTAG
- a CDS encoding ABC transporter ATP-binding protein, translating to MLEIDRLSVNYGAIQAVRDISLHVDEGEVVTLIGANGAGKTTTLRAVSRMLKPVAGSLRFAGRDITRIPADEAVKIGVAQSPEGRQVLARQSVQDNLELGAYTRRDAAGVRQDLARMYARFPRLGERRHQLAGTLSGGEQQMLAIARALMSRPKLLLLDEPSLGLAPLIVREIFDIIRELNEQGTTILLVEQNAKLAMQASHRTYVLEAGQLTFSGPSAELLNDERVLHAYLGG from the coding sequence CTGCTTGAAATCGACCGGCTCAGCGTAAATTACGGGGCCATTCAGGCCGTGCGCGACATCTCGCTGCACGTGGACGAGGGCGAAGTCGTCACCCTGATCGGCGCGAACGGCGCGGGGAAAACCACGACCCTGCGGGCGGTGTCGCGCATGTTGAAACCGGTGGCGGGCAGCCTGCGTTTCGCCGGGCGCGACATTACCCGCATTCCCGCCGACGAGGCCGTGAAAATCGGCGTAGCGCAGAGTCCCGAAGGCCGGCAGGTGCTGGCGCGCCAGAGCGTGCAGGACAACCTGGAACTGGGCGCGTACACCCGCAGGGACGCGGCGGGCGTGCGGCAGGACCTGGCGCGCATGTACGCCCGCTTTCCGCGCCTGGGAGAGCGCCGCCACCAGCTTGCCGGCACCCTCTCGGGCGGCGAGCAACAGATGCTGGCGATTGCCCGGGCGCTGATGAGCCGCCCGAAACTGCTGCTGCTGGACGAGCCCAGCCTGGGCCTGGCTCCGCTGATCGTGCGCGAGATTTTCGACATCATCCGTGAGCTTAACGAGCAGGGCACCACCATCTTGCTGGTCGAGCAGAACGCGAAACTGGCCATGCAGGCCAGCCACCGCACCTACGTGTTGGAAGCCGGGCAACTGACCTTCAGCGGCCCCAGCGCCGAACTTCTGAACGACGAGCGCGTCCTGCACGCCTACCTGGGCGGGTAA
- a CDS encoding ABC transporter ATP-binding protein, which produces MTAANLSPAAATGAATAARPVVLEARNMTRRFGGLVAVNDVSFDVREGEVFGLIGPNGAGKTTLFNLMTGLTPPSSGTLTYQGQQVTGLAPHRVATLGLSRTFQNIRLFKELTALENVKIAQHIRTRAGLWSGVLGLAREEEARVERKAWELLDLVGLSNRAGEGAGNFSYGDQRKLEIARALATEPRVLLLDEPAAGMNTAEKGQLTSFIREVRDRFDLTVLVIEHHVPLVMNLCDRVAVLNFGQLIAVGNPADVQRDPKVIEAYLGGE; this is translated from the coding sequence ATGACCGCCGCCAACCTTTCCCCAGCAGCGGCCACAGGGGCGGCCACGGCGGCGCGCCCGGTGGTGCTGGAAGCCAGAAACATGACCCGGCGCTTCGGCGGGCTGGTGGCCGTGAACGACGTGTCCTTCGATGTCCGCGAGGGTGAGGTGTTTGGCTTGATCGGCCCGAACGGCGCGGGCAAAACCACGCTGTTCAACCTGATGACCGGCCTCACGCCGCCCAGCAGCGGCACCCTGACTTACCAGGGCCAGCAGGTCACGGGCCTCGCGCCGCACCGCGTGGCGACGCTGGGCCTGAGCCGCACCTTCCAGAACATCCGCCTGTTCAAGGAACTGACCGCGCTGGAAAATGTGAAGATCGCGCAGCACATCCGCACCAGGGCCGGATTGTGGTCCGGGGTGCTGGGCCTGGCCCGTGAAGAGGAAGCCCGTGTGGAACGCAAAGCCTGGGAACTCCTTGACCTGGTGGGCCTCTCGAACCGGGCCGGCGAGGGTGCAGGAAATTTCAGTTACGGCGACCAGCGCAAACTGGAAATCGCCCGCGCGCTGGCCACCGAACCGCGCGTGCTGCTGCTCGACGAGCCGGCGGCGGGCATGAACACCGCCGAGAAGGGGCAACTGACTTCCTTCATCCGCGAGGTGCGTGACCGCTTCGACCTGACCGTGCTGGTCATCGAGCACCATGTGCCGCTGGTCATGAACCTGTGTGACCGGGTGGCCGTGCTGAACTTCGGGCAACTGATCGCGGTGGGCAACCCCGCCGACGTGCAGCGCGACCCGAAAGTCATCGAAGCCTATCTGGGGGGGGAGTAA